A genomic region of Trifolium pratense cultivar HEN17-A07 linkage group LG3, ARS_RC_1.1, whole genome shotgun sequence contains the following coding sequences:
- the LOC123913405 gene encoding telomere length regulation protein TEL2 homolog isoform X2, translated as MEEDAVFMKVAKVISAIKNANHVDQVITSLHSIATLLFPLHPNLLQGSGVDESYREQILNVKVPSSKERDDWWRVFYQGPAFSTLARFLLLDVASNWLACFPFSAQKYVYDVFFVHGFATEVLQILVSFLRHNGNDDIDINVVISNSERLLVLCLLENNGVLQIAREFGSPSKSKGFNDEWMKPNVSRIAQVVASIPDKARMNSPTSLSSHVFFRQIIVQLLSLEEEREVIDTSDEIDKNGALLFIGETFSRICRRGSADLLASELIPRVLRLVNSCLSSNDSSINEDVLESKPEAVFWLKMMESITDPYTTERISEQILHELARQDTNDVQAYWVLWLFFHRIFNLRASVRSMFVDTFILWKVFPFSCLKWILQFAVCECPPGTSLSGHNRPGLLKIIQRLLAKWSKKEFVQTAPIEQQAYITAGLGLSLETMSKEELDGMKDAMPLILQGVSCRLESPNHLVRKMARNIALALSKIIDPKNPLYLDDSCDGETIDWAFGFTDPKKRTLTASNSRKIGVEETQISTISGSERDSGSLPNKEKGISVKGKKKLLDFNVLDPDEIVDPGSLNLESDTNSEVDDDDSASENSYSSSDSSLQPYDLSDDDSDLKRKISQLSDVVAALRKSDDADGVERALDVVEKLIRASPDELKHAARDLTRTLVQVRCCDIALEGEEDSTEDKRQRALIALAVTCPIESLDTLHNLLYSPNVDISQRIMILDVMTEAAQELAESKITKPKHETSSLVSVVSDTRPWFLPSSTGTPGTGSWKEISGTGTFLNWSNSFERELPSKPNQVKKGKRRRWSLRSPSAQQNLMECSHNKFPMYAAAFMLPAMEGYDKKRHGVDLLGRDFIVLGKLIYMLGVCMKSAAMHPEASVLAPSLLDMLRSREVCHHQEAYVRRAVLFAAACILVALHPAYVSSALLEGNVEISNGLEWIRTYALDVADSDTDKECYTMAMTSLQLHAEMALQTSRALESARSSFRASPTLRSDASKVNIKIPYLNGN; from the exons ATGGAGGAAGATGCAGTGTTTATGAAAGTTGCAAAAGTCATATCAGCTATAAAAAACGCCAACCACGTTGATCAAGTTATTACTTCACTTCACTCCATCGCCACCCTTCTTTTCCCTCTCCACCCTAATCTTCTCCAAG GTAGCGGCGTTGATGAGAGTTACAGAGAACAG ATTTTGAATGTGAAGGTTCCTTCTTCAAAGGAACGAGATGATTGGTGGCGTGTCTTTTATCAAGGACCTGCTTTTTCTACACTTGCTAGGTTCTTGTTACTTG ATGTTGCCTCCAACTGGTTGGCTTGTTTCCCCTTTTCAGCACAGAAATATGTTTACGATGTTTTCTTTGTTCACGGATTCGCCACCGAGGTGTTGCAGATATTGGTTTCTTTTCTCCGACACAATGGAAATGATGATATTGATATTAATGTTGTCATCTCAAATTCTGAAAG ATTGCTTGTACTGTGTCTGCTTGAAAATAATGGAGTGCTCCAGATAGCAAGAGAGTTTGGTTCTCCTTCTAAATCAAAAGGCTTTAATGATGAATGGATGAAGCCAAATGTATCTAGGATTGCACAGGTTGTTGCGTCTATTCCTGACAAAGCTAGAATGAACTCCCCAACTTCATTGTCATCACA TGTATTCTTCAGGCAGATTATTGTCCAATTACTCTCCCTGGAAGAAGAAAGAGAGGTGATAGACACCTCAGATGAAATAGACAAAAACGGTGCACTGTTATTTATAGGGGAAACTTTTTCTCGCATTTGTCGCCGTGGTTCTGCTG ATCTTCTAGCAAGTGAATTAATACCCCGAGTTCTAAGGCTCGTCAACAGCTGCTTATCATCAAATGACAGTTCTATTAATGAGGATGTGCTTGAGTCAAAGCCAGAAGCGGTGTTTTGGTTGAAAATGATGGAATCAATCACGGATCCTTATACAACAGAAAGAATCTCTGAGCAGATTTTACATGAACTAGCCAGGCAAGACACAAATGATGTTCAAGCATATTGGGTTCTGTGGCTGTTTTTCCATAGAATTTTCAATCTTCGGGCTTCTGTCAG GTCCATGTTTGTTGACACATTCATACTCTGGAAGGTATTCCCTTTTAGTTGCCTAAAATGGATACTTCAATTTGCTGTTTGTGAATGCCCGCCTGGTACCTCTTTATCAGGACATAATCGCCCTGGTCTTTTGAAGATAATCCAACGTCTACTGGCAAAATGGTCTAAGAAAGAATTTGTGCAAACAGCACCTATTGAACAACAAGCTT ATATAACCGCTGGTCTTGGCCTTTCCCTAGAGACAATGTCTAAAGAAGAATTGGATGGAATGAAGGATGCCATGCCTTTGATTCTTCAAGGAGTTAGCT GTAGGTTGGAGAGTCCTAATCATTTAGTTCGAAAAATGGCTAGGAATATTGCTTTGGCATTGTCTAAAATTATTGATCCAAAAAATCCTCTGTACCTTGATGATAGCTGCGATGGGGAGACAATAGATTGGGCATTTGGATTCACTGACCCCAAGAAAAGGACACTGACTGCTTCAAATTCTAGAAAAATAGGTGTTGAGGAAACACAGATATCTACAATTTCAGGTTCAGAGAGGGACTCTGGTTCCCTTCCCAATAAAGAGAAAGGCATTAGTGTAAAGGGTAAAAAGAAGTTATTGGATTTTAATGTGCTTGATCCAGATGAGATTGTTGATCCAGGATCACTGAATCTTGAATCAGATACTAATAGTGAGGTCGATGACGATGATAGTGCAAGTGAGAACTCATATTCCTCAAGTGATTCATCTTTACAGCCGTATGATTTGTCAGACGATGACTCagatttaaaaagaaaaatttcacAGTTATCTGATGTAGTTGCCGCTCTTCGAAAATCCGATGATGCTGATGGG GTGGAAAGAGCTCTTGATGTAGTGGAAAAGCTCATAAGAGCATCCCCAGATGAACTAAAACACGCTGCAAGGGATCTTACCAGAACTCTTGTTCAGGTTCGTTGCTGTGATATAGCTTTAGAAGGTGAAGAAGATTCAACAGAAGACAAAAGGCAAAGAGCATTAATTGCCTTGGCAGTCACGTGCCCAATTGAATCACTTGACACACTGCACAATCTTTTGTATTCACCTAATGTAGATATTAGTCAACGCATAATGATACTGGATGTCATGACAGAAGCAGCTCAGGAGCTTGCTGAATCAAAAATTACGAAGCCCAAACACGAGACTAGTTCTCTTGTATCGGTTGTTTCAGATACCCGACCTTGGTTCTTGCCTAGCAGTACAGGGACTCCTGGAACTGGTTCCTGGAAAGAGATTTCAGGTACTGGCACTTTTTTGAATTGGTCAAACAGCTTTGAGAGAGAACTTCCCTCAAAACCTAATCAGGTCAAGAAAGGGAAAAGACGCCGTTGGAGCCTGAGATCACCTTCTGCCCAACAAAACCTGATGGAGTGTTCTCATAACAAGTTTCCCATGTATGCTGCTGCTTTCATGCTTCCTGCTATGGAGGGTTATGATAAAAAAAGACACGGTGTTGACTTGCTTGGCAGGGATTTTATTGTCTTGGGGAAACTCATTTATATGCTTGGGGTTTGTATGAAATCTGCAGCCATGCATCCAGAAGCGTCTGTGCTGGCTCCTTCCCTTCTGGATATGTTAAGATCCAG AGAGGTATGCCATCACCAGGAAGCATATGTGAGAAGAGCCGTCCTTTTTGCAGCTGCATGCATATTGGTTGCTCTTCATCCAGCCTACGTATCATCTGCCTTACTCGAAGGAAATGTTGAAATTTCCAATGGCCTTGAATGGATTCGCACATATGCCCTTGATGTAGCTGATTCTGACACAGATAAAGAATGCTATACG ATGGCTATGACATCTTTACAACTCCATGCTGAGATGGCTCTTCAAACTTCCCGAGCACTGGAATCAGCAAGAAGTTCATTCAGGGCAAGCCCTACTCTTCGTTCGGATGCATCCAAAGTGAACATTAAAATTCCCTACCTAAATGGGAATTAG
- the LOC123913405 gene encoding telomere length regulation protein TEL2 homolog isoform X3: MIGGVSFIKDLLFLHLLGSCYLILVSFLRHNGNDDIDINVVISNSERLLVLCLLENNGVLQIAREFGSPSKSKGFNDEWMKPNVSRIAQVVASIPDKARMNSPTSLSSHVFFRQIIVQLLSLEEEREVIDTSDEIDKNGALLFIGETFSRICRRGSADLLASELIPRVLRLVNSCLSSNDSSINEDVLESKPEAVFWLKMMESITDPYTTERISEQILHELARQDTNDVQAYWVLWLFFHRIFNLRASVRSMFVDTFILWKVFPFSCLKWILQFAVCECPPGTSLSGHNRPGLLKIIQRLLAKWSKKEFVQTAPIEQQACILFHHFNITAGLGLSLETMSKEELDGMKDAMPLILQGVSCRLESPNHLVRKMARNIALALSKIIDPKNPLYLDDSCDGETIDWAFGFTDPKKRTLTASNSRKIGVEETQISTISGSERDSGSLPNKEKGISVKGKKKLLDFNVLDPDEIVDPGSLNLESDTNSEVDDDDSASENSYSSSDSSLQPYDLSDDDSDLKRKISQLSDVVAALRKSDDADGVERALDVVEKLIRASPDELKHAARDLTRTLVQVRCCDIALEGEEDSTEDKRQRALIALAVTCPIESLDTLHNLLYSPNVDISQRIMILDVMTEAAQELAESKITKPKHETSSLVSVVSDTRPWFLPSSTGTPGTGSWKEISGTGTFLNWSNSFERELPSKPNQVKKGKRRRWSLRSPSAQQNLMECSHNKFPMYAAAFMLPAMEGYDKKRHGVDLLGRDFIVLGKLIYMLGVCMKSAAMHPEASVLAPSLLDMLRSREVCHHQEAYVRRAVLFAAACILVALHPAYVSSALLEGNVEISNGLEWIRTYALDVADSDTDKECYTMAMTSLQLHAEMALQTSRALESARSSFRASPTLRSDASKVNIKIPYLNGN; the protein is encoded by the exons ATGATTGGTGGCGTGTCTTTTATCAAGGACCTGCTTTTTCTACACTTGCTAGGTTCTTGTTACTTG ATATTGGTTTCTTTTCTCCGACACAATGGAAATGATGATATTGATATTAATGTTGTCATCTCAAATTCTGAAAG ATTGCTTGTACTGTGTCTGCTTGAAAATAATGGAGTGCTCCAGATAGCAAGAGAGTTTGGTTCTCCTTCTAAATCAAAAGGCTTTAATGATGAATGGATGAAGCCAAATGTATCTAGGATTGCACAGGTTGTTGCGTCTATTCCTGACAAAGCTAGAATGAACTCCCCAACTTCATTGTCATCACA TGTATTCTTCAGGCAGATTATTGTCCAATTACTCTCCCTGGAAGAAGAAAGAGAGGTGATAGACACCTCAGATGAAATAGACAAAAACGGTGCACTGTTATTTATAGGGGAAACTTTTTCTCGCATTTGTCGCCGTGGTTCTGCTG ATCTTCTAGCAAGTGAATTAATACCCCGAGTTCTAAGGCTCGTCAACAGCTGCTTATCATCAAATGACAGTTCTATTAATGAGGATGTGCTTGAGTCAAAGCCAGAAGCGGTGTTTTGGTTGAAAATGATGGAATCAATCACGGATCCTTATACAACAGAAAGAATCTCTGAGCAGATTTTACATGAACTAGCCAGGCAAGACACAAATGATGTTCAAGCATATTGGGTTCTGTGGCTGTTTTTCCATAGAATTTTCAATCTTCGGGCTTCTGTCAG GTCCATGTTTGTTGACACATTCATACTCTGGAAGGTATTCCCTTTTAGTTGCCTAAAATGGATACTTCAATTTGCTGTTTGTGAATGCCCGCCTGGTACCTCTTTATCAGGACATAATCGCCCTGGTCTTTTGAAGATAATCCAACGTCTACTGGCAAAATGGTCTAAGAAAGAATTTGTGCAAACAGCACCTATTGAACAACAAGCTTGTATCCTTTTTCATCATTTTA ATATAACCGCTGGTCTTGGCCTTTCCCTAGAGACAATGTCTAAAGAAGAATTGGATGGAATGAAGGATGCCATGCCTTTGATTCTTCAAGGAGTTAGCT GTAGGTTGGAGAGTCCTAATCATTTAGTTCGAAAAATGGCTAGGAATATTGCTTTGGCATTGTCTAAAATTATTGATCCAAAAAATCCTCTGTACCTTGATGATAGCTGCGATGGGGAGACAATAGATTGGGCATTTGGATTCACTGACCCCAAGAAAAGGACACTGACTGCTTCAAATTCTAGAAAAATAGGTGTTGAGGAAACACAGATATCTACAATTTCAGGTTCAGAGAGGGACTCTGGTTCCCTTCCCAATAAAGAGAAAGGCATTAGTGTAAAGGGTAAAAAGAAGTTATTGGATTTTAATGTGCTTGATCCAGATGAGATTGTTGATCCAGGATCACTGAATCTTGAATCAGATACTAATAGTGAGGTCGATGACGATGATAGTGCAAGTGAGAACTCATATTCCTCAAGTGATTCATCTTTACAGCCGTATGATTTGTCAGACGATGACTCagatttaaaaagaaaaatttcacAGTTATCTGATGTAGTTGCCGCTCTTCGAAAATCCGATGATGCTGATGGG GTGGAAAGAGCTCTTGATGTAGTGGAAAAGCTCATAAGAGCATCCCCAGATGAACTAAAACACGCTGCAAGGGATCTTACCAGAACTCTTGTTCAGGTTCGTTGCTGTGATATAGCTTTAGAAGGTGAAGAAGATTCAACAGAAGACAAAAGGCAAAGAGCATTAATTGCCTTGGCAGTCACGTGCCCAATTGAATCACTTGACACACTGCACAATCTTTTGTATTCACCTAATGTAGATATTAGTCAACGCATAATGATACTGGATGTCATGACAGAAGCAGCTCAGGAGCTTGCTGAATCAAAAATTACGAAGCCCAAACACGAGACTAGTTCTCTTGTATCGGTTGTTTCAGATACCCGACCTTGGTTCTTGCCTAGCAGTACAGGGACTCCTGGAACTGGTTCCTGGAAAGAGATTTCAGGTACTGGCACTTTTTTGAATTGGTCAAACAGCTTTGAGAGAGAACTTCCCTCAAAACCTAATCAGGTCAAGAAAGGGAAAAGACGCCGTTGGAGCCTGAGATCACCTTCTGCCCAACAAAACCTGATGGAGTGTTCTCATAACAAGTTTCCCATGTATGCTGCTGCTTTCATGCTTCCTGCTATGGAGGGTTATGATAAAAAAAGACACGGTGTTGACTTGCTTGGCAGGGATTTTATTGTCTTGGGGAAACTCATTTATATGCTTGGGGTTTGTATGAAATCTGCAGCCATGCATCCAGAAGCGTCTGTGCTGGCTCCTTCCCTTCTGGATATGTTAAGATCCAG AGAGGTATGCCATCACCAGGAAGCATATGTGAGAAGAGCCGTCCTTTTTGCAGCTGCATGCATATTGGTTGCTCTTCATCCAGCCTACGTATCATCTGCCTTACTCGAAGGAAATGTTGAAATTTCCAATGGCCTTGAATGGATTCGCACATATGCCCTTGATGTAGCTGATTCTGACACAGATAAAGAATGCTATACG ATGGCTATGACATCTTTACAACTCCATGCTGAGATGGCTCTTCAAACTTCCCGAGCACTGGAATCAGCAAGAAGTTCATTCAGGGCAAGCCCTACTCTTCGTTCGGATGCATCCAAAGTGAACATTAAAATTCCCTACCTAAATGGGAATTAG
- the LOC123913405 gene encoding telomere length regulation protein TEL2 homolog isoform X1, with protein MEEDAVFMKVAKVISAIKNANHVDQVITSLHSIATLLFPLHPNLLQGSGVDESYREQILNVKVPSSKERDDWWRVFYQGPAFSTLARFLLLDVASNWLACFPFSAQKYVYDVFFVHGFATEVLQILVSFLRHNGNDDIDINVVISNSERLLVLCLLENNGVLQIAREFGSPSKSKGFNDEWMKPNVSRIAQVVASIPDKARMNSPTSLSSHVFFRQIIVQLLSLEEEREVIDTSDEIDKNGALLFIGETFSRICRRGSADLLASELIPRVLRLVNSCLSSNDSSINEDVLESKPEAVFWLKMMESITDPYTTERISEQILHELARQDTNDVQAYWVLWLFFHRIFNLRASVRSMFVDTFILWKVFPFSCLKWILQFAVCECPPGTSLSGHNRPGLLKIIQRLLAKWSKKEFVQTAPIEQQACILFHHFNITAGLGLSLETMSKEELDGMKDAMPLILQGVSCRLESPNHLVRKMARNIALALSKIIDPKNPLYLDDSCDGETIDWAFGFTDPKKRTLTASNSRKIGVEETQISTISGSERDSGSLPNKEKGISVKGKKKLLDFNVLDPDEIVDPGSLNLESDTNSEVDDDDSASENSYSSSDSSLQPYDLSDDDSDLKRKISQLSDVVAALRKSDDADGVERALDVVEKLIRASPDELKHAARDLTRTLVQVRCCDIALEGEEDSTEDKRQRALIALAVTCPIESLDTLHNLLYSPNVDISQRIMILDVMTEAAQELAESKITKPKHETSSLVSVVSDTRPWFLPSSTGTPGTGSWKEISGTGTFLNWSNSFERELPSKPNQVKKGKRRRWSLRSPSAQQNLMECSHNKFPMYAAAFMLPAMEGYDKKRHGVDLLGRDFIVLGKLIYMLGVCMKSAAMHPEASVLAPSLLDMLRSREVCHHQEAYVRRAVLFAAACILVALHPAYVSSALLEGNVEISNGLEWIRTYALDVADSDTDKECYTMAMTSLQLHAEMALQTSRALESARSSFRASPTLRSDASKVNIKIPYLNGN; from the exons ATGGAGGAAGATGCAGTGTTTATGAAAGTTGCAAAAGTCATATCAGCTATAAAAAACGCCAACCACGTTGATCAAGTTATTACTTCACTTCACTCCATCGCCACCCTTCTTTTCCCTCTCCACCCTAATCTTCTCCAAG GTAGCGGCGTTGATGAGAGTTACAGAGAACAG ATTTTGAATGTGAAGGTTCCTTCTTCAAAGGAACGAGATGATTGGTGGCGTGTCTTTTATCAAGGACCTGCTTTTTCTACACTTGCTAGGTTCTTGTTACTTG ATGTTGCCTCCAACTGGTTGGCTTGTTTCCCCTTTTCAGCACAGAAATATGTTTACGATGTTTTCTTTGTTCACGGATTCGCCACCGAGGTGTTGCAGATATTGGTTTCTTTTCTCCGACACAATGGAAATGATGATATTGATATTAATGTTGTCATCTCAAATTCTGAAAG ATTGCTTGTACTGTGTCTGCTTGAAAATAATGGAGTGCTCCAGATAGCAAGAGAGTTTGGTTCTCCTTCTAAATCAAAAGGCTTTAATGATGAATGGATGAAGCCAAATGTATCTAGGATTGCACAGGTTGTTGCGTCTATTCCTGACAAAGCTAGAATGAACTCCCCAACTTCATTGTCATCACA TGTATTCTTCAGGCAGATTATTGTCCAATTACTCTCCCTGGAAGAAGAAAGAGAGGTGATAGACACCTCAGATGAAATAGACAAAAACGGTGCACTGTTATTTATAGGGGAAACTTTTTCTCGCATTTGTCGCCGTGGTTCTGCTG ATCTTCTAGCAAGTGAATTAATACCCCGAGTTCTAAGGCTCGTCAACAGCTGCTTATCATCAAATGACAGTTCTATTAATGAGGATGTGCTTGAGTCAAAGCCAGAAGCGGTGTTTTGGTTGAAAATGATGGAATCAATCACGGATCCTTATACAACAGAAAGAATCTCTGAGCAGATTTTACATGAACTAGCCAGGCAAGACACAAATGATGTTCAAGCATATTGGGTTCTGTGGCTGTTTTTCCATAGAATTTTCAATCTTCGGGCTTCTGTCAG GTCCATGTTTGTTGACACATTCATACTCTGGAAGGTATTCCCTTTTAGTTGCCTAAAATGGATACTTCAATTTGCTGTTTGTGAATGCCCGCCTGGTACCTCTTTATCAGGACATAATCGCCCTGGTCTTTTGAAGATAATCCAACGTCTACTGGCAAAATGGTCTAAGAAAGAATTTGTGCAAACAGCACCTATTGAACAACAAGCTTGTATCCTTTTTCATCATTTTA ATATAACCGCTGGTCTTGGCCTTTCCCTAGAGACAATGTCTAAAGAAGAATTGGATGGAATGAAGGATGCCATGCCTTTGATTCTTCAAGGAGTTAGCT GTAGGTTGGAGAGTCCTAATCATTTAGTTCGAAAAATGGCTAGGAATATTGCTTTGGCATTGTCTAAAATTATTGATCCAAAAAATCCTCTGTACCTTGATGATAGCTGCGATGGGGAGACAATAGATTGGGCATTTGGATTCACTGACCCCAAGAAAAGGACACTGACTGCTTCAAATTCTAGAAAAATAGGTGTTGAGGAAACACAGATATCTACAATTTCAGGTTCAGAGAGGGACTCTGGTTCCCTTCCCAATAAAGAGAAAGGCATTAGTGTAAAGGGTAAAAAGAAGTTATTGGATTTTAATGTGCTTGATCCAGATGAGATTGTTGATCCAGGATCACTGAATCTTGAATCAGATACTAATAGTGAGGTCGATGACGATGATAGTGCAAGTGAGAACTCATATTCCTCAAGTGATTCATCTTTACAGCCGTATGATTTGTCAGACGATGACTCagatttaaaaagaaaaatttcacAGTTATCTGATGTAGTTGCCGCTCTTCGAAAATCCGATGATGCTGATGGG GTGGAAAGAGCTCTTGATGTAGTGGAAAAGCTCATAAGAGCATCCCCAGATGAACTAAAACACGCTGCAAGGGATCTTACCAGAACTCTTGTTCAGGTTCGTTGCTGTGATATAGCTTTAGAAGGTGAAGAAGATTCAACAGAAGACAAAAGGCAAAGAGCATTAATTGCCTTGGCAGTCACGTGCCCAATTGAATCACTTGACACACTGCACAATCTTTTGTATTCACCTAATGTAGATATTAGTCAACGCATAATGATACTGGATGTCATGACAGAAGCAGCTCAGGAGCTTGCTGAATCAAAAATTACGAAGCCCAAACACGAGACTAGTTCTCTTGTATCGGTTGTTTCAGATACCCGACCTTGGTTCTTGCCTAGCAGTACAGGGACTCCTGGAACTGGTTCCTGGAAAGAGATTTCAGGTACTGGCACTTTTTTGAATTGGTCAAACAGCTTTGAGAGAGAACTTCCCTCAAAACCTAATCAGGTCAAGAAAGGGAAAAGACGCCGTTGGAGCCTGAGATCACCTTCTGCCCAACAAAACCTGATGGAGTGTTCTCATAACAAGTTTCCCATGTATGCTGCTGCTTTCATGCTTCCTGCTATGGAGGGTTATGATAAAAAAAGACACGGTGTTGACTTGCTTGGCAGGGATTTTATTGTCTTGGGGAAACTCATTTATATGCTTGGGGTTTGTATGAAATCTGCAGCCATGCATCCAGAAGCGTCTGTGCTGGCTCCTTCCCTTCTGGATATGTTAAGATCCAG AGAGGTATGCCATCACCAGGAAGCATATGTGAGAAGAGCCGTCCTTTTTGCAGCTGCATGCATATTGGTTGCTCTTCATCCAGCCTACGTATCATCTGCCTTACTCGAAGGAAATGTTGAAATTTCCAATGGCCTTGAATGGATTCGCACATATGCCCTTGATGTAGCTGATTCTGACACAGATAAAGAATGCTATACG ATGGCTATGACATCTTTACAACTCCATGCTGAGATGGCTCTTCAAACTTCCCGAGCACTGGAATCAGCAAGAAGTTCATTCAGGGCAAGCCCTACTCTTCGTTCGGATGCATCCAAAGTGAACATTAAAATTCCCTACCTAAATGGGAATTAG